From the genome of Pseudomonas helvetica:
AGAAGTCCGAGTGCAGCGACCAAAACAAGCCACTTAGGATCACGCTGATAGTCCGGGTACCAGCCCGGATGCCCCTGCTTGTCTCATTTCTTCAAAATAAGAGCCGCAGCCTTGTGGGCTGCCACTCTGGTTATAGCCAAGACGCGGGTTGAAGCCCGCGCCTTAGCCTCTACGGGTACAGCAGTTCTACGGGTACAACAGCTGAATCACACGCCGCTTTGCAGCAGCATGTTACGTATGTGACCGATGGCCTTAGTCGGGTTCAGGCCTTTCGGACATACGTTGACGCAGTTCATGATCCCGCGGCAGCGGAATACGCTGAACGGGTCATCCAGCGAAGCCAGACGCTCGGAAGTCTTGGTGTCACGGCTGTCTGCCAGGAAGCGGTAGGCTTGCAGCAGAGCAGCTGGACCCAGGAACTTGTCCGGGTTCCACCAGAAGGACGGGCAAGAGGTCGAGCAGCAAGCGCACAGGATGCACTCGTACAGACCGTCGAGTTTTTCACGCTCTTCAGGAGTCTGCAGACGCTCGATGGCCGGAGCCGGCGTGTCGTTCTGCAGGAAAGGCTTAACCTTTTCGTATTGCTTGTAGAAGATGCTCATATCGACGACCAGGTCACGGATAACCGGCAAACCTGGCAGAGGACGAACGATCAACTTGTTACCTTTGACGACGGCAGACAGCGGCGTGACGCAGGCCAGACCGTTTTTGCCGTTGATGTTCATGCCGTCGGAACCGCAAACACCTTCACGGCAAGAGCGACGATAGGAGAAACCCTCGTCCTGCTCTTTGATCAGGGCCAGCACGTCCAGCACCATCAGGTCTTTACCACCGGTGTCGACCTTGAATTCCTGCATGAACGGCGCGGCGTCCTGATCAGGGTTGTAGCGATAAACACTGACTTGCAACATGGCGGCCACCCTTAATAAGTCCGAATCTTAGGTTCAAAAGTCGGAACAGTCTTCGGCGAGAAGTTCACGGCACGCTTGGTAACGCGCTTGTCACCCGGGAAGTACAGGGTGTGGCACAGCCAGTTTTCGTCGTCGCGATCTTCGTAGTCTTCACGGGCGTGAGCGCCGCGGGACTCTTTGCGGATCTCTGCAGCAATGGCAGTAGCTTCGGCCACTTCCAGCAGGTTTTGCAGTTCCAGCGCTTCGATACGAGCAGTGTTGAACGCCTGGCTCTTATCGTTGATCTTGACGTTGGCGATACGGCCACGCAGATCAGCCAGCTGAGCAATACCCTTCTGCATGTATTCGCCGGTACGGAATACACCGAAGTAGTTCTGCATGCAGCTTTGCAGCTCTTTACGCAGGGTAGCGACGTCTTCGCCTTCGGTACGCGAGTTCAGGCCATCGAGACGCGCCAGGGCTGCGTCGATGTCGGACTGGCGAGGGCGAGCGTAGTCGACGCCTTCTTTCAGGGTCTGCTCCAGGAACAGGCCGGCCGCACGGCCGAACACCACCAGGTCGAGCAGCGAGTTGCCGCCCAGACGGTTGGCACCGTGAACCGATACGCACGCCACTTCGCCTACCGCGAACAGGCCAGGAATGATCTGGTCCTTGCCGTCGGCATCCTGAGTGATTGCCTGACCATGAATGTTGGTGGCAACGCCGCCCATCATATAGTGGCAGGTTGGAACAACCGGGATCGGCGCTACGGCTGGATCGACGTGAGCGAAGGTCTTGGACAGTTCCATGATGCCTGGCAGACGGCTGTGCAGAACTTCTTCACCGAGGTGATCGAGTTTCAGCATCACGTGGTCGCCATCCGGACCGCAACCGTTGCCGGCGATGATTTCTTTAACCATCGAGCGAGCAACCACGTCACGACCAGCAAGGTCTTTGGCGTTCGGAGCATAACGCTCCATGAAACGCTCGCCGTGCTTGTTGATCAGGTAACCGCCTTCACCGCGGCAACCCTCGGTAACCAGTACACCGGCGCCGGCGATGCCGGTCGGGTGGAACTGCCACATTTCGATGTCTTGTACCGGCACGCCAGCACGCAGAGCCATGCCGACGCCGTCACCGGTGTTGATCAGGGCGTTGGTGGTGGACGAGTAGATACGACCTGCACCGCCAGTCGCCAGAACGGTGGCGTTAGCGCGGACGTAGGAGGTTTCGCCGGTTTCGATGCAGATGACGATCATGCCGACAAAGGCACCGTCTTCGTTCTTCACCAGGTCGACGCCGTAGTATTCGTTGAGGAATACGGTGCCGGCCTTGAGGTTGGCCTGGTACAGGGTGTGCAGCAGAGCGTGACCGGTACGGTCGGCAGCAGCGCAGGTACGGGCAGCCTGGCCACCTTTACCGAAGTCTTTCGACTGACCGCCGAACGGACGCTGATAGATGCGACCCTGTTCGGTACGGGAGAACGGCAAGCCCATGTGCTCGAGCTCGAAGACCGCTTCCGGGCCTACGGAACACATGTATTCGATAGCGTCCTGGTCACCGATGTAGTCGGAACCCTTGACGGTATCGTACATGTGCCAGCGCCAGTCATCGTTCGGATCAGCGGAGGCGATGGCGCAGGTGATGCCACCCTGTGCGGATACGGTGTGCGAACGAGTCGGGAAAACCTTGGTAACTACGGCAGTCTTGTGACCACCTTGTGCCAGCTGCAGCGCAGCGCGCATGCCGGCACCGCCGCCGCCAATGATGATGGCGTCGAACGAAAGCGTATTTACTGAGTTAGACATGAATCAGATACCCCAGAGAATCTGCACACCCCAGACGAAGTAAGCGAACATTGCAACGCCGCATACTGCCTGGAAAAGGAAACGTACTGCAGTCGCGGACTTGCCCAGCGCCATCGGCGTCAGGTAGTCGGTCGCGATGGTCCACATGCCGACCCAGGCGTGAGCGCCAAGGGCAACCAGGGCCAACAGACTGAAGATGCGCATCCAGTTGTTTGCGAACAGCAAGTGCCATTGGGCGTAGCCAAGGCCAGGGTGCGCAACAAGGTATCCGATCAGGAAAATGAAATAAGCCGCGAGAACGACCGCAGACACACGCTGTGCCATCCAGTCATAGAGGCCCGAACGCGATAGGTTCGTAACGCTGGTTACCATATCCAAACTCCCGCCAGAACGATCAACACCACGGAAATGGCGATGATAATTTTCGAGCCCAGTTTGCCGCCTTCCAGCGTCTCACCGATGCCCATGTCCATGATCAGATGGCGTACACCGGCCACCATGTGATACAGCAAGGCGGACAGCAGGCCCCATGCTACGAACTTGGCCAGCGGACTGGTCAAGCATGCCTTCACCTCGGCAAAACCTTCCTCGGAACCCAGGGATTTGCTCAATGCATACAGCATGATGCCAAGGCCCAGGAAGAGGAT
Proteins encoded in this window:
- a CDS encoding succinate dehydrogenase iron-sulfur subunit, which translates into the protein MLQVSVYRYNPDQDAAPFMQEFKVDTGGKDLMVLDVLALIKEQDEGFSYRRSCREGVCGSDGMNINGKNGLACVTPLSAVVKGNKLIVRPLPGLPVIRDLVVDMSIFYKQYEKVKPFLQNDTPAPAIERLQTPEEREKLDGLYECILCACCSTSCPSFWWNPDKFLGPAALLQAYRFLADSRDTKTSERLASLDDPFSVFRCRGIMNCVNVCPKGLNPTKAIGHIRNMLLQSGV
- the sdhA gene encoding succinate dehydrogenase flavoprotein subunit; amino-acid sequence: MSNSVNTLSFDAIIIGGGGAGMRAALQLAQGGHKTAVVTKVFPTRSHTVSAQGGITCAIASADPNDDWRWHMYDTVKGSDYIGDQDAIEYMCSVGPEAVFELEHMGLPFSRTEQGRIYQRPFGGQSKDFGKGGQAARTCAAADRTGHALLHTLYQANLKAGTVFLNEYYGVDLVKNEDGAFVGMIVICIETGETSYVRANATVLATGGAGRIYSSTTNALINTGDGVGMALRAGVPVQDIEMWQFHPTGIAGAGVLVTEGCRGEGGYLINKHGERFMERYAPNAKDLAGRDVVARSMVKEIIAGNGCGPDGDHVMLKLDHLGEEVLHSRLPGIMELSKTFAHVDPAVAPIPVVPTCHYMMGGVATNIHGQAITQDADGKDQIIPGLFAVGEVACVSVHGANRLGGNSLLDLVVFGRAAGLFLEQTLKEGVDYARPRQSDIDAALARLDGLNSRTEGEDVATLRKELQSCMQNYFGVFRTGEYMQKGIAQLADLRGRIANVKINDKSQAFNTARIEALELQNLLEVAEATAIAAEIRKESRGAHAREDYEDRDDENWLCHTLYFPGDKRVTKRAVNFSPKTVPTFEPKIRTY
- the sdhD gene encoding succinate dehydrogenase, hydrophobic membrane anchor protein; the encoded protein is MVTSVTNLSRSGLYDWMAQRVSAVVLAAYFIFLIGYLVAHPGLGYAQWHLLFANNWMRIFSLLALVALGAHAWVGMWTIATDYLTPMALGKSATAVRFLFQAVCGVAMFAYFVWGVQILWGI
- the sdhC gene encoding succinate dehydrogenase, cytochrome b556 subunit, whose product is MKSQRPVNLDLRTIKLPITGVTSFLHRVSGIILFLGLGIMLYALSKSLGSEEGFAEVKACLTSPLAKFVAWGLLSALLYHMVAGVRHLIMDMGIGETLEGGKLGSKIIIAISVVLIVLAGVWIW